The nucleotide sequence TTTTGAGCGAAGAGCCAGTCTAGTAGTCCGGGAGTGTTCTCCACATTGCGTGAAATGTGGTGTGCTTGATCAGGGTACTCGGTATATTTTGGGTTTCCACCTTCGTTCTCTATTGCTTGTATCATACTTCGAGAACCTTCCACCAGGACATTTCGATCCTTTTTACCATGGAATGCCCAAATTGGAATATCCGTTAGTCTATTGGCAAATTCTGGATTACCTGCTCCACAAATGGGAACTGCAGCGGCAAACATTTCTGGCTTTGAACTTATCAGATGCCATGTGCCAAATCCTCCCATGGAAATACCAGTAATGTATCTTCTGTTCTTATCTATCGGAAATTCTGCTTCGAGTTCGAAAATACTTTGCAGAACTAATTGATCAACTGATTTGATATTCGTAATCCCTCCCCAATCTTCATATGGAGGACATTGAGGTACAAAAACAAACGCTGGGTATTTGACTTGATTATGAGGTTTAGATAACAATTGTGCGAACAACGATCTTGATACTTGTTTGACATTGTCATTGCCTTTTCCTGAAGAACCATGCAATGCAATTACTAATGGATAGCTTTTATTTGAATCATAATTTCGAGGTATTAAGAGTCTATAGGGTAGACTTTCCCCTTGATCGTTCTTATATGCTCTTGACTCAAAAGGGTTAGCTAGTTTTTTCTCATATTCATTGTAATTGCTAGTTTTTGATAGGTTTTTAACTTCAGAGTTTAATTTAAATCCATAGAAAAGAGAAGACAGAAATACCGCAAATGCAACGAAATTAATTGCGTTGCTTAGCAGCGCTTTACGATACGTTTCTTGTTGTTTTGATTCTTGCAATTCTTTTCGAAAGTTCAGTAATAGCAAAACGAGTATTATAATTTCTATGATAGAAATCCATTGAGTCGCTCTGGTTCCAGATCCATCATGCAAAGCAGTCAGCGAATTGGCTATCCAGACAGTAGCGATGAAGTTTATCAGGCCGTATAGACAAATAGAAATACCGGCAACTTTCAACCAGTATCTTTTCTTTGTTTCGGATAGTGTCAGACTAGCACCAAATAATGTATATGTAATTGGTAAAAAATGGGAGGCAATGACGTAACTGTTCGTTATTTCATGGGTGGAGGAAAGTTGAATTAAAAGGATAAAATGGCCAATTATTGCAGTTGTTAAAACGGCTAAACTCCAAAATGCGATCCTGTATTCACGTTGATGGAAATACTTGAGAAGTATTAATAACCAGCCAATTGAAATCAACCATTGTATAAGATACCAAGTACCAAATGACGATAGCTCTCCTAGTCTTTGACCCAAGAGAAAACTTACTAAGATTGTTGTTAGGGCTACAAAGACATAAAGACCACCAAACAAAAAAGCTGAGAAGAAAAATTTTCGTGTCATGATTGATTTTCGCTTTCAAGATATTGCAGGTAATTTAGCTCAACGTCCAGCTATGATGAGTGGGAATTAGAAAGCACTAACCTCTCGTCTCGCACATAGCCACGACTTTATTTAAATTTATTAATTGTGGCGAGCTTTCCAAGTGCCACTAAAGTATTCCTACCGATAAACCCCCATTCATTTATAGGTTTTGTTGTAGAGAGTTTGGACCTTATCACACAATTTTTTTGATAAGATAAAAAACAGTTGCGAGTATAAAACTTGCTATAAGCAGATACACTTGACCAAGAATAAGCGTTCCGATAAAAACGAAAGATGTCCAAGTGACATTTGGAATTTGGTCAGGTATCGATAGTAATGTAAGTTCAGAGAGATAGAAGAAAAACAAAAAGGTATTGAAACTCCATATTATTAAGAAAACATCACTGAAATGTAGGTGGTATTCATAGTGTCGTTTATAATATTTAAAGCAAAAGAAAAGACCAACTAATGAGATTGGGTATCTTAGAAAGTTGCCGATTATTCCATAATCTACATCTAGTAATAATTTTGGAAGAATAAGTATTTGAAGCAGTATTAAAGTGAATAAACTGTAAATTAAACCATGAGTTAGTTTGCTTTCAGAATATAGATATTTGGGTGGAGTCGGCTTTGAATTTCCATTTCTATTGATTTTCAACTTTGAATTTTCAGACTTAGTAAGTTTGTAATTTTCAACAATGTAGTCCTTCAATTCATGAACGGAGCTTTCATCTATTTTTAGAACGGATGGGTTATTTACTTCCTTAATGAGGAACATTTTTTCATGTGTACTACTACCCTCTGTTGTTATGCTGATGTTTTTAGTGGATTTTCTGCTTTTCACTGCTTTTTCCAGCTCATTGGTTGTTGATGAACTTTTTATGGCATTGCTGAATACAAGCCATTTTCTATAATCTGATTCTATATTCTCTTTTCTTTCCATTTATCCTATTCTCTACAATGTGATCGAGTATAATGCGAGTGGAGCGCAAGCAACACAATGAGCATTTGGATCGGCCTCATTGGCATTATACTGATGTTGTGTTGCAGTTTCCTGCAACACATGCTAAATATAGCAGGTAAAGATGGACTTTATCAATGAGGGGGATCTACTCGATCACATTGGGTTGAATGAATTCATCAAGAGTGCGCGTTTACGCGTGCGTAGATGGATGAGCCGCAGGCCATTCAACCCAACGCCTAACTATCGGTTTGTGTGCCCACAGTTGGCAGAAAGCACTAATCTAGCGGAAGTGCACCAGAAGCACAACGGTTTCCAAATGGCGCTGCGTTCTGAAAGTAAAAATCCAGAACCACAGAATTCTCCAAGAGCGATTCGGTTTCAGAAGGTGCACGGAGCGGGCATGTCTCGATGAAGTTAGCAAAAAGGCAGTTTGGCACATAACCGATAGTGACTGTTAGTGGTCGTTTTACCTTCTCATTGCGATGTTCTCATGAACCCATTTAGCTTCTTCTTTTGGAGTTACTTTGTCTACAGTACTGCTGACTCTACTAAAAG is from Marinobacter alexandrii and encodes:
- a CDS encoding alpha/beta hydrolase-fold protein; this encodes MTRKFFFSAFLFGGLYVFVALTTILVSFLLGQRLGELSSFGTWYLIQWLISIGWLLILLKYFHQREYRIAFWSLAVLTTAIIGHFILLIQLSSTHEITNSYVIASHFLPITYTLFGASLTLSETKKRYWLKVAGISICLYGLINFIATVWIANSLTALHDGSGTRATQWISIIEIIILVLLLLNFRKELQESKQQETYRKALLSNAINFVAFAVFLSSLFYGFKLNSEVKNLSKTSNYNEYEKKLANPFESRAYKNDQGESLPYRLLIPRNYDSNKSYPLVIALHGSSGKGNDNVKQVSRSLFAQLLSKPHNQVKYPAFVFVPQCPPYEDWGGITNIKSVDQLVLQSIFELEAEFPIDKNRRYITGISMGGFGTWHLISSKPEMFAAAVPICGAGNPEFANRLTDIPIWAFHGKKDRNVLVEGSRSMIQAIENEGGNPKYTEYPDQAHHISRNVENTPGLLDWLFAQKRE